The proteins below are encoded in one region of Halodesulfovibrio sp. MK-HDV:
- a CDS encoding peptidylprolyl isomerase: MAQVKDGDSVKVHYTGTLEDGTVFDSSREREPLEFTLGSDMLIAGFEKAVVGMGVGDATKVTIPADEAYGQRNDEMVIDVASDQVPEHITPEIGMLLQLESEGGVMEVVITAVKEDGITLDANHPLAGKDLTFEIELVEIV; encoded by the coding sequence ATGGCACAGGTCAAAGACGGCGATTCAGTAAAAGTTCACTACACTGGTACTCTTGAAGACGGCACTGTTTTCGATTCCTCTCGCGAGCGCGAACCTCTTGAATTTACTCTTGGTTCAGATATGCTTATCGCTGGTTTCGAAAAAGCTGTTGTAGGTATGGGTGTTGGTGACGCTACTAAAGTTACTATTCCTGCAGACGAAGCTTACGGTCAGCGCAATGACGAAATGGTCATTGACGTTGCCAGTGATCAAGTGCCTGAACACATCACTCCGGAAATCGGCATGCTCTTGCAGCTCGAATCCGAAGGTGGAGTAATGGAAGTAGTTATTACTGCTGTGAAAGAAGATGGCATTACCCTTGATGCTAACCACCCGCTCGCTGGTAAAGACCTTACCTTCGAAATCGAACTCGTTGAAATCGTT
- a CDS encoding TrmB family transcriptional regulator: MELIQALKKFGFTQQESLMYVTLCKMGAMTGYEAAKVSGISRSNAYAALSSLVEKGGAIVSSEDSSKYTAIPREELILNLRRSCESTLGFLEENLPEQEEEEAPYLTISGYGNTLDKMRNMILLAKGWVYLSVSASTVKLLTSDLENCIKRGLKVVILSDEDPHLTGVVFMHNEAPAENVRIIADTSEVIVGTLEVSRGQCLYSKNKHLVSLMREALLNEIELIKIRGI, encoded by the coding sequence ATGGAACTCATTCAGGCATTGAAGAAATTTGGTTTTACCCAGCAAGAGTCGCTAATGTACGTAACTCTTTGTAAAATGGGTGCCATGACAGGGTACGAAGCCGCAAAAGTTTCCGGTATCTCCCGCTCCAATGCATACGCTGCGTTGTCCAGCCTTGTTGAAAAAGGCGGGGCTATTGTTTCTTCCGAGGATTCCAGCAAATACACTGCAATCCCGCGTGAAGAACTTATTTTGAACCTGCGTCGCTCTTGTGAGTCGACATTAGGGTTCCTAGAAGAAAATTTACCGGAACAGGAAGAAGAAGAAGCACCATATCTTACCATTTCCGGTTATGGAAATACCCTCGATAAGATGCGGAATATGATTCTGCTGGCAAAAGGGTGGGTGTATCTTTCTGTTTCAGCTTCAACAGTGAAATTGCTTACGTCCGACTTGGAGAACTGTATCAAGCGCGGATTGAAAGTTGTAATTTTATCTGATGAGGACCCGCACCTCACCGGCGTTGTGTTTATGCATAACGAAGCACCGGCAGAGAATGTGCGTATTATCGCTGATACCAGCGAAGTTATAGTGGGCACGCTCGAAGTAAGCAGAGGGCAGTGTCTCTATTCAAAAAACAAGCACCTCGTATCGTTAATGCGCGAAGCTCTCTTGAACGAGATCGAGCTCATTAAAATACGCGGAATATAA